CTCGCTTATGTGGCTGGGCCACACTGCGCTCGCGGCGCCTGGCCTGGCAGGAAAACAGGTCCCGCAGAGCGCCGCTGCATAGTGTTAACAGACCCTGGTTTTTCCGGGCTTGCATTTTGAATCTTCCGAGGCGGTCCCCATGCCCAACACTCCCACTGTCCGACAAATTGCGGAATTTCTCGAAGCATGGGCGCCTCTCTCATCAGCGATGTCCTATGACAATGCCGGCCTGCAGGTAGGTAACCCCGATACGGAAGTCCGGACGGCATTGCTTGGCCTGGACATGACGCCGGAACTGCTCAACGAGGCGAAAACGCTGGGTGCGACGCTTATCGTCACCCACCACCCCCTGCTTTTTCGCCCCCTGCATGCCGTCACCACAGAAACCTATGTTCCGAATCTGGTCTGGCGCCTGGCTTCCGAAAACATCGCACTGTACAGCATCCATACGAACCTTGACGCCGCTTCGGGGGGCGTATCGTTTGCTCTTGCAGAACAGTTGGGGCTCGCCGATACCGAATTTCTCCAGCCCTCCGAGAGCGGCGAAACCGGGTTCGGGGTCATCGGCTCATTGCCTGCCCCCATTCGCTTGCAGGCCTTTCTCGAAATTATCGCCGAGCGCCTCGAAACCCCTGCATTGCGTTATGCGGGTGATCCCGAAGCTCCTATCCGGCGTGTAGCCGTGTGCGGTGGGGCAGGAAGCAATCTGATCGCAGAAGCTGCCTCTTGCGGCGCCGACGCCTACATTACCGCGGATATAAAATACCACGACTTTTTCAACGTGCTCGATACCCGGGGGCATCCGCACCCCGCCCTGATCGATGCCGGTCACTACGAAACGGAAAAATTCACGGAAAGCCTGCTTGTGGAGGCACTGGCAAAGCAATTTCCACAGACAGCCTGGCGGCGTACGAAAACCAGTACAAGCCCCGTGCGAACTTTTATTCCCCCGAAACGTTAGCGGCGCTTGCATCCGTCAGTCCTTATTTGCTATCGAGATATACAACATGGCCACTGCTCAGGAGACAAGTACCGGCGAACAACTGCGGGCACTGATCAGTCTCCAGTTCATCGACAGCCAAATAGACCAGATCGAAAAACTGCGCGGCGACCTGCCGGAGGAAATTCGCGACCTCCGGGATGAAAAGGAAGGCCTTTCTACACGTATCGAGAAATACAAACAGGAAGAGACGCAAAACCAGGAAGACAAGAAAACATCCGAAACGGGCATCAAGGATGCCGAACTCCTCATTACGCGGTATGAGGAGCAGCAACTCCAGGTAAGAAATAACCGCGAGTACGACGCGCTTACGAAGGAAGTCGAAACGCAAAAGCAGCGCATCGAGGAATCGAAAAAGCGCATCGAGGAAATCACCCAGAACGAGGATGGGCACAAGGCCGTTATCGAAGAAGCCGAGGCCCGGATGAAAGAACTGGATGAAATTCTTGCTACGAAAGAAAACGATCTGCAGGAAGTGCTTGACGACACCAAGCAGGAACAGGCCCATCTGGAAGAAAAACGATCTGAAGCCGCCCAAAAGGTGGATGCCCGGTATTTACTCGCTTATGAACGCCTGCGGGGTCGTCTGCACGACGGCAGGGCGGTAGTACCCATCGAACGGGGGGCCGCAGCCGGCTTTGCCGTGCCTCCGCAGCGTCAGGTCGAGATTCGCCAGGGAAATCGCATTGTGGCCTGCGAGCATACAGGACGGATCATCGTAGACAGCGACCTGTTTTTCAAGACGATCAAGGCAACAAACGCATAGCCGGATCGTACGAAGGCGACGGGTGATTCTGCCACCGTCCTCCCGCCGTCGGGCAAAGACAGGACAACAGGGCCGAACCAACGTGTACGGCCTGGCACATTCTCCGAAATATTCCTGCCGGATCGCCGCTCCGGTCCGTGAGACCGGGGAGGAAAGTCCGAACACCAAAGGGCACCGTGCTTCCTAACGGGAAGGCGCCGCCGAGGCGGCGACAGCAAGTGCAACAGAAAGCAAACCTGCCGATGGCGCTCCGGCGCACAGGCCATGGGTGAAACGGTGGGGTAAGAGCCCACCAGCGTCCCGCGAAATCGGGGCGGCTATGTAAACCTCACGGGGTGCAAGACCAAACAGCGCCGCATCATTCTGCGAGAATGAACAAGGTAGCCCGTCTTGAGCAGTGGCGCGGGTAGGTCGCTCGAGGCCGTCGGCGACGACGGTCCCAGATAAATGGCGATCTCGCCGCAAGCGGTGCAGCGGCTGCTGCTGCGGTCAGACAGAATTCGGCTTACAGGCAGGAAGCGCCGCGATACGCGGGACGGGCTTACTCTTCGGCGGGAGCCGGTTCCGGCAGTGAGGGAAGTTCCTGCTGCTCCCCGACAGGAGGCAGTGCAGGCGTCGCTTGTTCTTCCTGCGCGCGCTGTTGAATCACGCTTTCCTGTACCTGTTCCTGTCCGATAGTAAAATTCGATACGACGCAAAGTACGATAAACAGCGTGACAAGCATCCAGGTCGCCTTCTCGAGCACATCCGGGGCTTGACGCGTTCCCAGAATTTGTTGTGTAGCACCGCCTGCGGCAATACCGGCAAGCCCTCCTCCCTTGCCGCTCTGCACAAGCACTACCAGTGTAATCAGGATCGCAATCAATGCGATCAGCAC
This DNA window, taken from Bacteroidetes bacterium SB0662_bin_6, encodes the following:
- a CDS encoding Nif3-like dinuclear metal center hexameric protein encodes the protein MPNTPTVRQIAEFLEAWAPLSSAMSYDNAGLQVGNPDTEVRTALLGLDMTPELLNEAKTLGATLIVTHHPLLFRPLHAVTTETYVPNLVWRLASENIALYSIHTNLDAASGGVSFALAEQLGLADTEFLQPSESGETGFGVIGSLPAPIRLQAFLEIIAERLETPALRYAGDPEAPIRRVAVCGGAGSNLIAEAASCGADAYITADIKYHDFFNVLDTRGHPHPALIDAGHYETEKFTESLLVEALAKQFPQTAWRRTKTSTSPVRTFIPPKR
- the secG gene encoding preprotein translocase subunit SecG, which translates into the protein MFTFIIVLIALIAILITLVVLVQSGKGGGLAGIAAGGATQQILGTRQAPDVLEKATWMLVTLFIVLCVVSNFTIGQEQVQESVIQQRAQEEQATPALPPVGEQQELPSLPEPAPAEE